Part of the Enterococcus wangshanyuanii genome, CCGCTAAAAAGACAAAGTTTATCTAAACCACGTCTTATTGAGGAAATTCATAGAAATCTTCCCATTGTTGACCTTCCTGAAATATTATTAGAGGTAAATCAGCGACTAAGGCTTACAGAGTGTTTTTCACATTTAAATGAAAATCGATCGCGTATGAAAGAGCTGGATATAAGTATCTTAGCAGTGTTATTAGCTGAAGCGTGCAATATAGGGCTGTCACCCGTTGCTAAGAAGAGTACAGAAAGTTTAAAAAATGACCGCTTATCCTACGTCAATCAAAACTATATACGATTAGATACTTTAACAGCAGCCAATAATAAGGTCGTAGACGCCTATCAGAAACTTGCTTTACCTTATATATGGGGAACAGGAGATATGGCTTCAGCGGACGGTATACGCTTTACTACACCAAAGAAATCTCTACATTCAGGACGGAACCCTAAATATTTTGGTCGAGGTAAAGGGATCACATACTATAACTTTCTATCTGATTCCTATGTTGGATTTCATGGTATGGTTATTTCTGGGACGATTAGAGATTCAGTCTATTTGCTTGAAGGACTGTTAAATCAAACAAGTACATTAACACCTAGTCAGATAATGACTGATACTGCTGGATACAGTGATCTTGTATTTGGATTATTTGGAATACTAGGTTTTCAATTTAGCCCCCGAATAGCTAAAGCAAACGAAACAAAAATATGGAGAATAGACAAAAATGCTAATTACAAAATTCTGAACGAACATTCAAAAAATACTATAAATACAACAATTATAGAGCAAGAGTGGGATGATATCTTACGAATTGCAGGTTCTCTAAAATCAGGAACCGTCCAAGCCAGCTATCTTATTCGTGCTCTCCAACATCAAGGAAATCCTACTCCATTGGGGCGTGCATTAATTGAAGTTGGAAAAATATTTAAAACAAAACATCAACTCAGATATCTATCTGATGAAGAATACGCACGAAATATTCTAGAACAACTGAATAAAGGAGAATCTCGCCATAGCTTGTATAGAAAAATATGCTATGGTAAAAATGGACGAATCTATCAAAGCTATTTTGATGGTATGGAAAACCAATTAAACGCTTTAGGACTTGTTGCAAATATAATTATTTATTGGAACACGCTTTATATGGAAAAAGCTATAGAACAACTTCAGGAAGCTAATTCAGAGAACCAAATACAAGAAGAAGTTCTTCAATTCTCTTCCCCTCTAGTATCAGAACACATTAATTTCATGGGGAAATATTCTTTCAAATATAATGAGCAATTAAACGAAGGAGAATTTCGTCCCTTAGGACAATAATCACACAGCTATTTATCTAAAAAAGATAGATAGCTCTTTTTATTGTTCGTGTTTTAACCCCTACCGTAAAATTTCGTTCCATTGTTCCGAGAGAAAACCTCTGTAAAATGAGTAAGTTCTCATAATTAAATTTAGAAACGTTGATTTTATAGGGTTTACAAATTCATGTAAGAAATCTTAGAGTAAAATTTCGTTCCATTGATACGTGAACCCCGATTCATTGGCAAAAAGTGACGTTAAAAAAATGCCAAAAAATATTGAGCAAATCATATTTTTTGGTCACTCATTAAGTGTTGCTGATTATTCCTATTTTCAATCAATCTTTGACTACTACAATATCTATGATAGTGATGTGGATCTTATTTTCTATTACGTAAATTATTCAAAGAATGCTTTTCCTCAGTGTTTAGAGGCGATTACGAAATTGATCAAAAGGTATGGAGAAACGCTAGATAATAAGGATCATGGAAAAAACTTGTTGCATAAGCTTAGTCTTGAATGCAGGCTAAAAGTAAAAGAGATCCAGATTGAGTATGACGAAGAAACCAATCTGATAAAGTCGATACAATGAAAAAAATCAAAAGAGTTAAAAGCACTTATGACATGTTTTTAACTCTTTTTTTCATTTTTATTATTAGTTGTTTGTTACATTCGGATAATGAGTCTAGTCATTTTATCTCTGTTGTTCTCAGCAAGTGACTGCTCAAACTTGTTGACCTGAATACTTTTTTTCTTCAGCAAGTTATCAGAGATCGACAACGGGAATGTTCCTTCTCTCTCCAGTAGAATATTTTCGATGGTATATACTTTCTTTTGGAAGAACGTCAGACGTTCCTGGTCTTTTGCTCTGAAGTATTTATCTTTTGCTTTTCTTGCTGCACGCAAAAGATAGTAAAGAGTGATCGTTTTCTCTTTAAGCAATGTCTCAGTTGGTCGCGACATAAGCTCAAAAATCATTGTTTCGAAGTCGTCGATAATTGGAATGCTATCGACCATTTGATGTGGGCGTTCCTGATTGAAACATACTTCTTCCGGAGAAAAAGTTATGCTGCAGTATGAGCAGGTCAAGTGTTGATCTAGATCCGTTCCGCAGTATTTGCATGTTGCATTTTCCATAATGTATTTCCTCCTTCAGAATAGTTGCTCTCATTCATTTTACACAATTAGCCCAATTAAATCAGCATTTTACTCAATCTCTCCAGCAAAAAAGAAAAATTAACGATAGAATGCCGGTAAAAACAATTACATTTGATTGATACGAGTGGGTTTGAGCTTGATAGGTTTGGATGCTCAATAGTATGATTCCTATTGAAAATAGGACCAGAATACCCTTTGCTGCGCGTACTAGATGGTGCATAAAAAGCAACAGATGATCAGTTTTTTTCATGCTACTTGATCTCCTTTAATTTTATTCTGACTTCCTCTACAGCAATCGGGTCCAAGCTGAGAACATTTTTTAGTAAATCACGACCAGCAAATATAATGCTGCCGGTAAATGTTTCAATGCGATCTTCCCAGCGAATAGTGATGGTTTCTTTTGCTTGATCAGGAAGATACAATCCGTGAAAGACAGTGAGTGTTTTACTAAGATCCATTGAAAATAAATTTGTTGTACCAAGAAGCATACTAATGTCGGTCAAGGGCTCAAAAGAGTAGTAATATTCAGTTTGTACTTCACCATTTACTTTTTTTGCGACTATTAGTTTACCTGGTTCCATAAGAATTCCTCCTAAGTCATGCATGAGACCTTCCCTTCAGACATGTTTTATTTTTTGTTTGATTTGACCGGCAAATACCATAGGAGAAGCAATTTGCAAGGGCGTACAGCTGCACCAATTTATAATTGGCTGCAGGTGTAGGTGTATCTTCCCTTGCAAATGTGAGCGGAGCCTATGGTATAGGCAACGAAGTTGCCGAAAAAGGTCGAACAAAAAATAAACACTGTCTGTGGTTTAAAAGGGCCCCCGATTGGCGCAGCCAAGTGGGGTGAGGGACGACGCAGGCGGCCCTCATAACTAAAGAGCGGTCAGCTGGTGTAACCAGATGATGAAAGAAGTCTAGATAGCGAAGCGTCAAAGGAAGAGAACGAAGGCGAAGCGAACCGAGAGAACGACTGAATCTAGAGTTGTTTCAAGCGCAGCATGAGCCCCAGGGCGAATGCATACCACGAAGTGGGCTCTTGTCGACTTGCGTAACGCACGGCGACTATGATAAGGGCGAGCTGCAAGCACGCCTAAACTCGATCGTTGACGACCTGAAGGGAGTGATCGTGTTTTCTCCGTAAGGAGGGAGTCTCTTTGCATTTGCAAAGAGACTCTTGTTTTAATTCAGCAAGTTTTGAATATTTGGAAATTCATTTTTGGCAAAGCGTAATGCTTCGGGATCTTGCTTCATTTCCTCAGATGAAGGAACCCAACCAAATTTTTGCCCACATATTAGATTGAATTTATCAAGTGTTTCTAGGTCTTTAAACCAAATGTGAATAGTTCCTTTTTTGAACACTTTAAAACGAAGAAATTCGTTTTCTAAATCGCCGTAGTCATTCGCAGTAAAAGTTGTTGGAATATCTGGTTTGATCAGTTTAAACATGGTTATTAGATCGTTCATGTAGTCTTGCATTCCGTGTGTTATATGCTTAAAGTTTTCTTCTAAAGGATGACCATAGCCGAATGATACTGTTTCATAATAAGATGAAGCTTGGTAAGCAGGAATTATTATTTTTGAATTTACCTTGAAGGCGTCATTTGTCTTGAATCCATTGTAGTAGTGAATGTTTTTGCTGTATTCATTTTGGTGATTGCCGGTCATTTTTTTGAACCATTCTACACAACTATCAAGAATTACCTCATATCCATTTGACATTAAAGCAGTGAGCAATAAAAGAACATTTTCTTCCGTGATTTCAAGTTTAGTGGCGGAATCAATTTTATCAGTGATCAAACTTGATCCATGCCGTGTTAATTTTTTGCGGAACTCGTCAGTTTTTAGGATTTTCTCCCAATACTGACTGCGAATGCTTTTTATTTCTTGATTAAGAGTTAGGTCATTTCGTCTATAACTAAACGATCCAAATTTATGCTTTTGTTTCATAATCGACTCAAACATATTGAGTGAATTGTCAAACAGATATTTTTTCTTAAGTAAAGAAATATGTTCATTGTAAGAACTAATAAGAAAGCGGATATCTTTTAAACGCTCTTCAAGATCACGATCAGAAACAATGGTGCTTAGACCTCTTTCTAGTGCTGTCTGAGCAGGTTCAAAGCCTTTAGTAGCTAAAAGTCTGTCATAAATCTTGTGGACATTATCTGTCGCTTTAGTGACTGATACGCGAACTAGGGCGACCTCTTCTTTTGATTCAGGCTTAACATTTTTATGAAAGGTTATTTCTGTTTCGTTGTTTTCAAGTGCTGCTTGTAATGCTGTGCTTGGATTTTGAATGATGTCAGCGCGTATGAGCGCTGAAATGTAGCAACTTTTGTCTACTTGCTTTTGAGCGAGTTCGAATGCTTTTAACAAGTAGTCTTCACTTTTTTCTACGGGTGGATCTAAAAGAATAATGTCAAATTCAATATGTGTGGCAAACGTTAAGAAATCAGTACCGACTACTTCGAATCCTTGATTTTCAAGGTTGTTTGATTTCTCAAAGTCTTTTTCTAATAGGGCATATTCTTCCTTCACTCCATATCGAAATTTCATGGAACTAAGAGCAAGTTCACCTAAATCGGCGTCGGGTATCAAAACTTTGTTGCTACCAGAGTTTAAGTGTTTTAGATCATTGCAAAGTAAATCAAATACAGGGTTTGGGTCTTTGTACCGTTCTCTTTTTAGTCTATCTTTTAGCATGTTATCTCTCCTCATAAAATCTGTTATATAGTCCACCAGTGAGATGTCCGACTTGGATCTGACCGAACTTAACATTTTCCGGTGACGAAAAGTTGATAGTTGCTACAAAAGGAAGCGAAGCATAAATATCGTCTTGTTGGGTTTCCCAATCTTCCTTGTTTTCGCGAACATAGAATAGATTATAAATAGTTCCAGTATCTGTGAGAGTTTTGATTGTATGGTACACAAGACATTTATATTCTTTTTCAAAATCTTCTATCATTTTTGGGGTGTCTTCTTCTAATTCATATTTTTTTACAAATGGACAGGGATTAAGAATTCCTACGCTTGCAAGTTCAGAGCAAAATACAGTTCGATGTAAAAGAAAATCAGAAATCAATTCTTTTTGTATGTCTAGAATAGTCATTCGGTTAATTGCTTCAATTTCTAACTCAGATTCGTTTAAAATTTCTAAGTAATCCATAAAATTCCTCCTATGCGCCTGAGAGGTGTTACTTCAGACATGTTTTATTTTTTGTTTGATTTGACCGGCAAATACCATAGGAGAAGCGATTTGCAAGGGCGTACAGCCGCACCAATTTTAATTGGCTGCAGGTGTAGATGCATTTTCCCTTGCAAATGTGAGCGGAGCCTATGGTATAGGCAACGAAGTTGCCGAAAAAGGTCGAACAAAAAATAAACACTGTCTGTGGTTTGAAAGGGCCCCCGATTGGCGCAGCCAAGTGGGGTGAGGGACGCTGCAGGCGGCCCTCATAACTAAAGAGCGGTCAGCTGGTGTAACCAGGTGATGAAAGAAGTCTAGATAGCGAAGCGTCAAAGGAAGAGAACGAAGGCGAAGCGAACCGAGAGAACGACTGAATCTAGAGTTGTTTCAAGCGCAGCATGAGCCCCAGGGCGAATGCATACCACGGAGTGGGCTCTTGTCGACTTGCGGAACGCACGGCGACTATAATAAGGGCGAGCTGCAAGCACGCCTAAACTCGATCGTTAACGACTTGAAGGGAGTGATCGTGTTTTATCATTAAGAAGAATTCAGAGCCTCTTTAATCATTACAAAGGCTCTGATAAATGATATTAACCTACTCTGATTAATCCGCCACCGCTAGATTGAATTCCAATTGACCCAAATTCGGAATAGTCCGGATAAGTTGTATTTACACAATAGACACATGGGGTTTTATAGGAAAGGTCTTCCTGTTCCATTTCCCACTGATCGGTATTATTAGAAACATACAAAAGGTCGTTTACTAAACCAAATTCGGTGTTAGTTTCGATCACATGATAGACCATAGAATCGTAT contains:
- a CDS encoding DUF4942 domain-containing protein; this translates as MLKDRLKRERYKDPNPVFDLLCNDLKHLNSGSNKVLIPDADLGELALSSMKFRYGVKEEYALLEKDFEKSNNLENQGFEVVGTDFLTFATHIEFDIILLDPPVEKSEDYLLKAFELAQKQVDKSCYISALIRADIIQNPSTALQAALENNETEITFHKNVKPESKEEVALVRVSVTKATDNVHKIYDRLLATKGFEPAQTALERGLSTIVSDRDLEERLKDIRFLISSYNEHISLLKKKYLFDNSLNMFESIMKQKHKFGSFSYRRNDLTLNQEIKSIRSQYWEKILKTDEFRKKLTRHGSSLITDKIDSATKLEITEENVLLLLTALMSNGYEVILDSCVEWFKKMTGNHQNEYSKNIHYYNGFKTNDAFKVNSKIIIPAYQASSYYETVSFGYGHPLEENFKHITHGMQDYMNDLITMFKLIKPDIPTTFTANDYGDLENEFLRFKVFKKGTIHIWFKDLETLDKFNLICGQKFGWVPSSEEMKQDPEALRFAKNEFPNIQNLLN